DNA from Prevotella melaninogenica:
TTCAACAATTCCTCATAAGTACGAAGATGCCACATGAGAATATTCTCGATATATGCAGTGAGTGTGGATTCCGATTTTGTGTTCCAAAGGACATCGCGCAACATCTGAAGTATCTCTCGGTTGATGGTAAAGCCTGATTTTGCACTCTGTGGAGTGGGCTTGAAATATATGGATTCATAAAGATGCCACAGATCTTCCGTAGACTTTGGAGCGGATGTCGAGGTGTGAAAATCGTCTCGACTGGTGTTTTCTCTTTCATCGTCGTCTATATTCCTTGCTGGTTCATGGAGCATTGATAATTCGTCCGTCTCAGCCGCCTGTGTTAGGTCATTCATTGGTCTCCTTGTTTTTTGATGAAGCACCATTGCATAAGTGCAGAGCACCGATGTGATGATGAGGTTAAAAAACACGAGTGTCAGGATAATTACATTTATTGTTGTCATGATTGTATGGTTTATAATGTTATTGTTGTCTTGCGCCTTTGCTTTGCAGCCGCACTGTTGAGCAGTTCCAGATGTTCTCGCAGGTGCTCCCGAAGGATGTTATCTATGTATGCGGCTATGGAGACACGCTCCCCCAAGTCCTGCAACACGTTGCGCAGGTTCTGTAATGTCTCCAAATTGATGGAGAAAGCTGTCCGCATTTGCGAACGTACGGGATGAAAGTATAGGGAACGGTATTCCTCTATGGAAAGGGACGACCTGCCGGACTTTTCCATTCTTGGCTTCCTTTCTCTTTTCGGTTCAGTGTTTCCGGTTGCCCCACCTTCTGTTTCATCTGCCGGTTTTTCGTTTGTTGGTTTCGTTTCTTCCGGACTTTCGTCTTCCTCTCGTAATGTTGCAGGGGAAGGTTCTGTGTCCTCAGAAGGATCGAAGGGGTTGGGGACCGTGACAGGTTTCACCACGACATTGTCCTCTGCCATTTTCTTCAGCTTCTTTTCCAGTTGCTGCTTTCTTTCCTCAATCGTTGCCATTTTCTGTTTTCGTTTTTAGTTTGAGACGTTGAATTATCTCGGAGACGAGTTCATCCAGCCCTGTGCCCGTTCGTAATCCCCTTGCAGGAGGCTGATAGGTGGAACGGAATACGCCTCGTAGCCCGTATGTGGAAAGTTCGTGGGAGAAACGGTGTGTGGCATATACATAGCCGGGCAGGAGCGTGAGTTCGTGTCCTTGGATAAGTTTTGTGTATTCGTCGATGATGACGTTCCTTACCCTTCTGTCCACCTTGTTCCAGAACAGGATAATGTCCTTTATTCGTGAGTCGGACATTGAAACACCAATATCCGTAATGGTCTTGGCGTATGCCATACAGGAGACGAGTGACTGTATGTCGGCTTCAAGCGGAGA
Protein-coding regions in this window:
- a CDS encoding DUF3408 domain-containing protein, translated to MTTINVIILTLVFFNLIITSVLCTYAMVLHQKTRRPMNDLTQAAETDELSMLHEPARNIDDDERENTSRDDFHTSTSAPKSTEDLWHLYESIYFKPTPQSAKSGFTINREILQMLRDVLWNTKSESTLTAYIENILMWHLRTYEELLNEAASAHKRYKTLNL
- a CDS encoding DUF3408 domain-containing protein, translating into MATIEERKQQLEKKLKKMAEDNVVVKPVTVPNPFDPSEDTEPSPATLREEDESPEETKPTNEKPADETEGGATGNTEPKRERKPRMEKSGRSSLSIEEYRSLYFHPVRSQMRTAFSINLETLQNLRNVLQDLGERVSIAAYIDNILREHLREHLELLNSAAAKQRRKTTITL